One stretch of Natrinema salaciae DNA includes these proteins:
- a CDS encoding MarR family transcriptional regulator translates to MPIDIERFEDDPVTELRANGRTNAEEMLSFLASSPEQAFTPQEIHEATDVARGSVGVVLSRLENRGLVRHRGEYWAVADDEDLETTLTALATARAATDRLGPEDPAEWGPGVETDGEDQ, encoded by the coding sequence GTGCCCATCGACATCGAACGGTTCGAGGATGATCCGGTGACGGAGCTTCGGGCGAACGGACGGACGAACGCGGAAGAAATGCTCTCGTTCCTCGCGTCATCGCCCGAACAGGCGTTCACGCCGCAGGAGATCCACGAGGCGACCGACGTTGCACGCGGGAGCGTCGGCGTCGTCCTCTCCCGGTTAGAAAACCGCGGTCTCGTCCGCCACCGTGGCGAGTACTGGGCGGTTGCCGACGACGAGGATCTCGAGACGACGCTCACCGCGTTGGCGACCGCTCGTGCGGCGACCGATCGACTCGGTCCGGAAGACCCCGCCGAGTGGGGTCCCGGTGTAGAGACGGACGGTGAGGACCAGTAG
- a CDS encoding transcriptional regulator yields MREADETTRQRLADALRAEPATPSELATQLDLPPHAVVRHVEHVSKSVAGTDEQLLVAPPTCRDCGFDDYDDLLNLPSRCPDCKSESVDEPTFTIE; encoded by the coding sequence ATGCGAGAGGCCGACGAAACGACGCGACAGCGACTCGCCGACGCCCTCAGGGCCGAACCGGCGACGCCCAGCGAGCTGGCCACGCAGCTCGATCTGCCCCCGCACGCGGTGGTCCGCCACGTCGAACACGTCTCCAAATCGGTCGCTGGAACCGACGAGCAGCTACTCGTCGCGCCGCCGACCTGTCGGGACTGCGGGTTCGACGACTACGACGATCTGCTGAACCTTCCGTCGCGGTGCCCCGACTGCAAGAGCGAGTCGGTCGACGAGCCGACGTTCACGATCGAGTGA
- a CDS encoding aminotransferase class IV, whose translation MTDDDIYHVDGDLVPASEATVSVDDRGFRYGDAAFETMRAYGGTIFAWDDHAARLERTCEALSLAHGLDASDLRARIDETLAANDLADAYVRLSITRGVQPGKLTPQPEVDPTVVIYVKPLPRGGLEGDPVWDGPATVETVETRRVPDEAIPAAAKTHNYLNGILARAELEAGIDEALVCDLEGRIAEGATSNLFFVRDGELHTPTTDGPVLPGITRDIVRELAQDAGLSVREGRYEPVDVLAADEAFLTNRTWELRPVASLDGRAIGGGPVTDRLSALYDDRVEESCYR comes from the coding sequence ATGACCGACGACGACATCTACCACGTCGACGGCGATCTCGTGCCCGCGAGCGAGGCGACCGTCAGCGTCGACGACCGGGGCTTCCGGTACGGCGACGCGGCCTTCGAAACGATGCGCGCCTACGGCGGGACGATCTTCGCGTGGGACGACCACGCGGCTCGGCTCGAGCGGACCTGCGAGGCCCTCTCGCTCGCACACGGCCTCGACGCGAGCGACCTCCGCGCGCGGATCGACGAGACGCTCGCGGCGAACGACCTCGCGGACGCCTACGTCCGGCTGTCGATCACCCGCGGCGTCCAGCCGGGAAAACTGACGCCCCAGCCCGAGGTCGATCCGACGGTCGTGATCTACGTGAAGCCGCTCCCGCGAGGCGGGCTCGAGGGCGACCCCGTCTGGGACGGGCCGGCGACGGTCGAGACGGTCGAGACGCGGCGGGTCCCCGACGAGGCGATTCCGGCCGCCGCCAAGACCCACAACTACCTGAACGGGATTCTCGCGCGCGCCGAACTCGAGGCCGGGATCGACGAGGCGCTCGTGTGCGACCTCGAGGGGCGGATCGCGGAGGGTGCGACGAGCAACCTGTTTTTCGTCCGCGACGGCGAGTTACACACGCCGACGACCGACGGTCCCGTCCTCCCGGGGATCACGCGGGATATCGTCCGCGAACTGGCGCAGGATGCCGGGCTATCGGTCCGCGAGGGTCGGTACGAGCCGGTCGACGTCCTCGCGGCCGACGAGGCGTTTCTCACGAATCGAACCTGGGAACTTCGTCCGGTCGCGTCGCTCGACGGTCGCGCGATCGGCGGCGGCCCCGTCACGGATCGGCTGTCGGCGCTGTACGACGACCGCGTCGAGGAGTCGTGTTATCGCTAG
- a CDS encoding DUF7344 domain-containing protein, producing the protein MTSRSHAERDCVEFVQTALDWLDEHDDSDASAESLDDAFALLADQRRRLLLVVMRSYGEELTLPDAAEEVAVRETGHSVANISAERVQEVYLSLYHDHLPRLVDAGLLEYDQERDLVAPDAV; encoded by the coding sequence ATGACTTCCAGATCCCACGCGGAGCGTGACTGCGTCGAGTTCGTGCAGACGGCGCTCGACTGGCTCGACGAACACGACGATTCCGATGCGTCGGCCGAGTCGCTCGACGACGCGTTCGCTCTCCTCGCCGACCAGCGCCGTCGGCTCCTGTTGGTGGTCATGCGAAGCTACGGCGAGGAACTGACGCTTCCCGACGCCGCGGAGGAGGTCGCCGTTCGCGAAACGGGTCACTCCGTGGCGAACATCTCTGCCGAACGAGTACAGGAGGTCTACCTCTCCCTGTACCACGATCACCTCCCGCGGCTGGTCGACGCCGGCCTCCTCGAGTACGATCAGGAGCGGGACCTGGTGGCACCCGACGCGGTCTAG
- the sppA gene encoding signal peptide peptidase SppA: MIGSGNVDRLATVVLGGIASAVVAIALFVVYPETLTDLLGVLIAIATVLVGLRFAGNVADSLFPAYDVAEVAVEGPISRDGGGGPLPTSPGATPADDVVEQIDRADDDDNVRALLLKLNTPGGEVVPSDDIRLAAKRFDGPTIAYATDVCASGGYWIASGCDELWARDGSIVGSIGVIGSRVNASDLAEKVGLSYERFAAGDYKDAGTPLKELEEEEREYLQSLIDDYYDTFVERVSDGRDLEPEFIRDTEARIYLGEEAYDMELVDHLGTRREIEDELADQLDTDEVVVEEFEPERPLMARVGAGAQSVAYALGAGIAGVADERGFRLRT; the protein is encoded by the coding sequence ATGATCGGTAGCGGGAACGTCGATCGACTCGCGACGGTCGTTCTCGGTGGGATCGCGTCTGCCGTCGTCGCAATCGCCCTGTTCGTCGTCTATCCCGAGACGCTGACTGACCTGCTCGGGGTGTTGATCGCGATCGCGACCGTCCTCGTCGGCCTGCGGTTCGCGGGGAACGTCGCCGACTCGCTGTTTCCGGCGTACGACGTGGCCGAGGTCGCCGTCGAGGGCCCGATCAGTCGGGACGGCGGCGGCGGACCGCTGCCGACGAGCCCGGGTGCGACGCCGGCCGACGACGTGGTCGAACAGATCGACCGCGCGGACGACGACGACAACGTCCGGGCGCTCCTCCTGAAGCTGAACACGCCCGGCGGCGAGGTCGTCCCCAGCGACGACATTCGACTGGCGGCCAAGCGGTTCGACGGACCGACGATCGCCTACGCGACCGACGTTTGCGCCAGCGGCGGCTACTGGATCGCCAGCGGGTGCGACGAGCTCTGGGCCCGCGATGGGTCGATCGTCGGCTCCATCGGCGTCATCGGCTCCCGGGTCAACGCCAGCGACCTCGCCGAGAAGGTCGGCCTCTCCTACGAGCGGTTCGCCGCCGGTGACTACAAGGACGCCGGCACCCCGCTGAAGGAACTCGAGGAGGAGGAACGCGAGTACCTGCAGAGCCTGATCGACGACTACTACGACACCTTCGTCGAGCGGGTCAGCGACGGGCGGGACCTCGAGCCGGAGTTCATCCGGGACACCGAGGCACGGATCTACCTCGGTGAGGAGGCCTACGACATGGAGTTGGTCGATCACCTCGGCACTCGCCGGGAGATCGAAGACGAACTCGCAGACCAGCTCGACACCGACGAGGTGGTCGTCGAGGAGTTCGAGCCCGAACGGCCGCTGATGGCCCGCGTCGGTGCGGGAGCACAAAGCGTCGCGTACGCGCTCGGTGCCGGTATCGCCGGCGTCGCCGACGAGCGCGGGTTCCGACTCCGGACCTGA
- a CDS encoding sugar phosphate nucleotidyltransferase, whose amino-acid sequence MKAVVLAGGYATRMWPITKHRPKMFLPIGESTVVDRIFAELEADDRIEEVYVSTNERFAPDFEAHLADSEFDKPRLSIEETTEEDDKFGVVGALAQLIDRENVDDDLLIIAGDNLISFDVPDFLDYFEERDAPTLAAYDVGSREKAKSYGLVDLEDDRVVDFQEKPDDPKSTLVSIACYAFPRESLDLLPTYLEDGNNPDEPGWFVQWLQNRETTYAYTFEDAWFDIGTPESYLDAVAWHLDGESRVADSATLEGATIGENVHVMDGVTLEETALEHTIIFPGATVRNGDIRRSIIDQGTHIEDLDLAGALIGAHTTITNGSPQ is encoded by the coding sequence ATGAAGGCCGTCGTCCTTGCAGGCGGGTATGCGACGCGAATGTGGCCGATTACCAAACATCGGCCCAAGATGTTCCTCCCGATCGGCGAGTCGACCGTCGTCGATCGCATCTTCGCGGAGCTCGAGGCTGACGACCGGATCGAGGAGGTCTACGTCAGCACGAACGAGCGGTTCGCACCCGACTTCGAGGCCCACCTCGCCGACAGCGAGTTCGACAAGCCCCGCCTCTCGATCGAGGAGACGACCGAGGAAGACGACAAGTTCGGCGTCGTCGGCGCGCTCGCGCAACTCATCGACCGCGAAAACGTCGACGACGACCTACTGATCATCGCTGGCGATAACCTGATCAGTTTCGACGTTCCCGACTTCCTCGATTACTTCGAGGAACGCGACGCGCCTACCCTCGCAGCCTACGACGTCGGCTCCCGCGAGAAGGCCAAATCGTACGGTCTCGTCGACCTCGAGGACGACCGCGTCGTCGACTTTCAGGAGAAACCCGACGATCCCAAGAGCACGCTCGTCTCGATCGCCTGCTACGCGTTCCCCCGAGAGTCGCTCGATCTCCTTCCGACCTACCTCGAGGACGGCAACAACCCCGACGAGCCGGGCTGGTTCGTCCAGTGGCTCCAGAACCGCGAGACGACCTACGCCTACACCTTCGAAGACGCCTGGTTCGATATCGGCACTCCCGAGAGCTACCTCGACGCCGTCGCCTGGCACCTCGACGGCGAGTCGCGCGTCGCCGACTCCGCGACGCTCGAGGGCGCCACCATCGGCGAGAACGTCCACGTCATGGACGGCGTGACGCTCGAGGAGACTGCGCTCGAGCACACGATCATCTTCCCGGGCGCGACGGTCCGGAACGGCGATATCCGCCGCTCGATCATCGATCAGGGAACCCACATCGAGGACCTGGATCTCGCCGGCGCGCTCATCGGCGCGCACACGACGATTACGAACGGCTCGCCGCAGTGA
- a CDS encoding diphthine--ammonia ligase produces MSDADGAWVSLFSGGKDSAWALYRALERDLPVERLVTVHPAGDSYMYHVPATELAALAAESIGIELVDVEPDDFAADAATDSSAQGDDELEPLEAALATLDRELPNGVAGVTAGAVESEYQTSRIRGMCDRLDCELFAPLWQEDPRELADAMLEAGFEIEIVQVAAHGLDESWLGRTLDRAAIAELEGLNEEYGVHILGEGGEFETLVVDGPHMDRRIDLEYEPVWEGTRGRLRISDAQLASYHRERTA; encoded by the coding sequence ATGAGCGACGCAGACGGGGCCTGGGTGAGCCTCTTTTCCGGCGGCAAGGACTCGGCGTGGGCGCTGTACCGCGCCCTCGAGCGCGATCTACCGGTCGAACGGCTCGTCACCGTCCACCCGGCGGGCGATTCGTACATGTACCACGTCCCCGCGACGGAGCTGGCCGCGCTGGCGGCCGAGAGCATCGGCATCGAGCTGGTCGACGTCGAACCCGACGACTTCGCGGCCGACGCGGCGACCGACTCGAGCGCGCAGGGCGACGACGAACTCGAGCCGCTCGAGGCCGCGCTCGCCACCCTCGACCGTGAGCTTCCGAACGGCGTCGCGGGCGTCACGGCGGGTGCCGTCGAGAGCGAGTACCAGACGAGCCGGATTCGGGGGATGTGCGACCGGCTCGATTGCGAGCTGTTCGCCCCGCTCTGGCAGGAAGATCCCCGCGAACTGGCCGATGCGATGCTCGAGGCCGGGTTCGAAATCGAGATCGTGCAGGTCGCGGCGCACGGATTGGACGAGTCGTGGCTCGGCCGCACCCTCGATCGGGCGGCGATCGCGGAACTCGAGGGGCTCAACGAGGAGTACGGCGTCCACATCCTGGGAGAAGGCGGCGAGTTCGAGACGCTGGTGGTCGACGGGCCGCACATGGACCGACGGATCGATCTGGAGTACGAGCCGGTGTGGGAGGGAACGCGTGGGCGATTGCGGATCTCGGACGCGCAGTTAGCGTCGTACCACCGCGAGCGAACGGCGTAA
- a CDS encoding ester cyclase — MAMKVNQRKERVREYFDAIEQHEDGHIEELPAFVIDDVVNHNPVSSEDVEIRDTQGREAYKRHLESLTTAFPNLRLEIEDMVAEDDRVAVRFTLRGTQEGRLMGIEPTGRELTLSVIAIYRFEDGKIAERWGEASR, encoded by the coding sequence ATGGCAATGAAAGTAAACCAACGCAAAGAGCGGGTGCGGGAGTACTTCGATGCGATAGAACAGCACGAAGACGGCCACATCGAGGAGTTGCCGGCGTTCGTGATCGACGACGTCGTCAATCACAACCCGGTCTCGAGCGAGGACGTCGAGATCAGGGATACGCAGGGGAGAGAGGCGTACAAACGTCACCTGGAATCGCTCACGACGGCCTTTCCCAACCTGCGGTTGGAGATCGAGGACATGGTCGCGGAGGACGATCGAGTCGCGGTCCGCTTCACACTCAGAGGGACCCAGGAGGGACGGCTCATGGGTATCGAACCGACCGGGAGGGAACTCACGCTGTCCGTGATCGCCATCTATCGCTTCGAAGATGGAAAAATCGCCGAGCGATGGGGTGAGGCATCGCGGTAA
- a CDS encoding DUF373 family protein: protein MTTLVVCLDRTDDVGRKTGLRSPVVGWEAVRALVTDVGLADPEDSGVNTLLESLRVAQNLRDENEEVVVAVVSGDHESMVSADRAVAAQLDDLIADYDPDSAVVVTDSAEDERLIPIVESRVRVDSVDRVVVRQARDIESTYYLLKQFLADEELRQTVLVPIGLTLLVFPLLATTVGPATGAAAITTVIGLFLLYKGFNVDELLTRFARQTRESLYSGQVSVVTYVVAAGLTFVGLFVGALGVSNLEDTAGVVIPTTRFAFDSIPWLAMAALTASAGRLLDEAIGDDPIRTSFLNLPFLVVAVSLVVRGFSAYFLEQQHVIDPFVVPAYELGILSNERFVMGTGERLALFVVTAIVVSLVGAQFASSVSGSNEGVDRPDGGTDGGAATGESASDAAVDPDPGDGPDAAPDGEAGPVSERPDPELTDGGADANANPDSSRTRDR, encoded by the coding sequence GTGACAACGCTGGTCGTCTGCCTCGACCGAACCGACGACGTGGGCCGCAAGACCGGCCTCCGCTCGCCCGTCGTCGGCTGGGAGGCAGTCCGCGCGCTCGTGACCGACGTCGGCCTCGCGGATCCGGAGGACTCCGGTGTCAACACGTTACTCGAGTCGTTGCGGGTCGCCCAAAATCTGCGCGACGAGAACGAGGAGGTCGTCGTCGCGGTCGTCTCGGGGGATCACGAGTCGATGGTGTCGGCGGATCGAGCGGTCGCCGCCCAACTCGACGATCTCATCGCGGACTACGATCCGGATTCGGCGGTCGTCGTGACCGACAGCGCGGAGGACGAGCGGCTGATCCCGATCGTGGAGAGCCGCGTCCGGGTCGACTCGGTCGACCGCGTCGTCGTCCGACAGGCCCGCGACATCGAGTCGACCTACTACCTGCTCAAGCAGTTTCTCGCGGACGAGGAACTCCGTCAGACCGTCCTCGTGCCGATCGGGTTGACCCTGCTCGTCTTCCCGCTGCTCGCGACTACCGTCGGTCCGGCCACGGGCGCGGCCGCGATCACCACCGTTATCGGCCTCTTCCTGCTCTACAAGGGGTTCAACGTCGACGAACTCCTGACCAGGTTCGCCCGCCAGACGCGGGAGTCGCTGTACTCGGGGCAGGTGTCGGTCGTCACCTACGTGGTCGCCGCCGGGCTGACGTTCGTCGGCCTGTTCGTCGGTGCGCTCGGCGTCTCGAACCTCGAGGACACGGCGGGCGTGGTGATCCCGACGACGCGGTTCGCCTTCGACAGCATCCCCTGGCTGGCGATGGCCGCGCTGACGGCCAGCGCCGGCCGACTGCTCGACGAGGCGATCGGCGACGATCCGATCCGAACGTCCTTTCTCAATCTCCCGTTTCTCGTCGTCGCCGTCAGCCTGGTCGTTCGCGGGTTCTCCGCCTACTTCCTCGAGCAACAGCACGTGATCGACCCCTTCGTCGTCCCAGCGTACGAACTCGGCATCCTCTCGAACGAGCGGTTCGTGATGGGGACCGGCGAGCGACTCGCCCTGTTCGTCGTCACCGCGATCGTGGTGAGTCTCGTCGGGGCCCAGTTCGCGTCGTCCGTCAGCGGCTCGAACGAGGGCGTCGATCGCCCCGACGGCGGAACGGACGGCGGTGCCGCGACCGGCGAGTCGGCGTCCGACGCTGCTGTCGATCCCGACCCCGGGGACGGTCCCGACGCGGCCCCCGACGGCGAGGCCGGACCGGTCTCGGAGCGGCCGGATCCCGAACTCACCGACGGCGGGGCCGACGCGAACGCGAACCCGGACTCGTCCCGGACGCGAGACCGCTGA
- a CDS encoding type II toxin-antitoxin system PemK/MazF family toxin: MQGEVWWGPAPHKSDAAYRPWLVVSDTSHPFAAEECIVVGMTTQDHPDGIAVPDEAWTRGGSNTDAYVSPWYVTTIKHRDLDNQQGKLADALVADAIEALHDYTSL; encoded by the coding sequence ATGCAAGGAGAGGTCTGGTGGGGGCCAGCACCGCACAAATCCGATGCCGCGTATCGTCCGTGGCTCGTCGTAAGCGACACCTCACATCCGTTTGCAGCTGAGGAGTGTATCGTCGTCGGGATGACGACCCAGGATCATCCCGATGGCATCGCTGTTCCTGACGAGGCGTGGACTCGAGGTGGATCGAACACGGATGCATACGTTTCTCCGTGGTACGTGACGACGATCAAACACCGAGACCTCGACAACCAGCAAGGGAAACTAGCGGACGCACTCGTTGCGGACGCTATCGAAGCGCTTCACGACTACACGTCACTGTGA
- a CDS encoding Rieske (2Fe-2S) protein: protein MDAGRIAARSDVPDDSTLCFRVTDDAGEVREAILVSSGPAATDGGEPAAGNEADEDGDADAVSCWLNYCQHLTHIKLDKGSGAPMRDGELVCANHGAYFEADSGRCTFGPCEGAYLTDLEVTVSDGDVYLTDEAYEFVGRGPIEGDDLDRTSTSNVEF, encoded by the coding sequence ATGGACGCAGGACGGATCGCGGCGCGTTCGGACGTGCCCGACGACTCGACGCTGTGCTTTCGCGTGACCGACGACGCCGGCGAGGTCCGGGAAGCGATTCTCGTCAGCAGCGGCCCAGCGGCGACGGACGGCGGCGAACCGGCGGCGGGGAACGAGGCGGATGAGGATGGGGATGCGGACGCCGTCTCCTGCTGGCTGAACTACTGCCAGCATCTCACGCACATCAAACTGGACAAGGGCTCGGGCGCGCCGATGCGAGACGGCGAACTCGTCTGTGCGAACCACGGCGCGTACTTCGAGGCCGACTCCGGTCGCTGCACGTTCGGCCCCTGCGAGGGTGCCTATCTCACCGATCTCGAGGTCACCGTCTCGGACGGCGATGTCTACCTGACCGACGAGGCGTACGAGTTCGTCGGCCGCGGTCCGATCGAGGGCGACGATCTCGATCGAACTTCGACCTCGAACGTCGAGTTCTAG
- a CDS encoding saccharopine dehydrogenase family protein — translation MDSLLIYGSYGYTGRLIAREAVARGGSPVVAGRDGRAVADQADELGVEGRTFGLAAAALESRLESFDAVLNCAGPFVETADPLVEACLETKTDYLDITGEFPVFECLRQRDRRARETGITVLPGVGFDVVPSDCLAAFLAERLPAADRLHLGIKGGSGLSRGTAKTLVEHLGSSGVVRRNGRLLQVPTAFRTREVDFGDGPEHAVTIPWGDVVTAAHSTGIESIEVYAAAPPWATKALSAVDSLGWMLENRATERLLKRLIDARLDGPDETQLATGGAVVWGEVVDESTGRRARARLRTPNPYALTAESAVTAAERVLEGDAPAGFQTPASAFGSGFALELTGTERELVDEPAEPDEPSPSAVECDD, via the coding sequence ATGGACTCCCTTCTCATCTACGGCTCCTACGGCTATACGGGCCGGTTGATCGCGCGCGAGGCGGTCGCGCGCGGCGGTTCGCCCGTCGTCGCCGGCCGCGACGGGCGCGCGGTCGCCGACCAGGCCGACGAGCTCGGCGTCGAGGGCCGGACGTTCGGCCTCGCGGCGGCGGCCCTCGAGTCCCGCCTCGAGAGCTTCGACGCCGTGCTGAACTGTGCGGGTCCGTTCGTCGAAACCGCCGACCCGCTGGTCGAGGCCTGCCTCGAGACGAAGACGGACTATCTGGACATCACGGGCGAATTCCCGGTGTTCGAGTGTCTCCGCCAGCGCGACCGCCGGGCACGCGAGACGGGTATCACGGTGCTCCCCGGCGTCGGCTTCGACGTCGTCCCGTCGGACTGTCTGGCGGCGTTTCTCGCCGAGCGACTCCCCGCCGCCGATCGGTTACATCTGGGTATCAAAGGCGGGAGCGGACTCTCGCGGGGGACCGCCAAGACGCTCGTCGAGCACCTCGGGAGCAGCGGCGTCGTTCGGCGGAACGGGCGGCTCCTGCAGGTCCCGACCGCGTTCCGAACGCGCGAGGTCGACTTCGGCGACGGCCCCGAGCACGCGGTTACGATCCCGTGGGGGGACGTCGTCACCGCGGCCCACAGCACCGGTATCGAGTCGATCGAGGTCTACGCCGCCGCGCCGCCGTGGGCGACGAAAGCCCTCTCGGCCGTCGATTCGCTGGGGTGGATGCTCGAGAATCGGGCGACCGAGCGGCTGCTGAAGCGGCTGATCGACGCCCGTCTCGACGGCCCGGACGAAACGCAGCTGGCGACCGGCGGCGCCGTCGTCTGGGGCGAAGTCGTCGACGAATCGACCGGTCGCCGGGCGCGGGCCCGGCTTCGAACGCCGAACCCCTACGCGCTCACGGCCGAGTCGGCGGTGACGGCCGCCGAGCGCGTGCTCGAGGGCGACGCCCCGGCCGGCTTCCAGACGCCGGCGTCGGCCTTCGGGAGCGGGTTCGCGCTCGAGTTGACGGGCACCGAGCGGGAACTGGTAGACGAACCTGCCGAGCCTGACGAGCCGAGTCCGTCGGCCGTCGAGTGCGACGACTGA